ATGACGACGGACGAAACGGCGCGCACGCTGCCGCTCGGCATCGCGAAAATTCGCGAAGTCGAAGGGGTGGAGACGTGGAACGTGTTGATGGCCGGCAACGTCATTCTCGTGCTGCCGATTTTAATCGCCTTTTTCTTCGCCCAACGCCAAATTATACGGGCGTTCGTATACACAGGGGTAAAGTAAGCTTCCCCGACGAACGCCAAAAGAACGCGGTCCGGATTTGCCGGCCGCGTTCTTTTTTTACAAAAATACTGGTAAAATAACGGATTTTTACCTATTTAGGTCGGATTTTTTCACCTATGTTCAGAAAGAGATTGCGATATAATAGAGAACGACATTTTTTTGGGAGGAATGCAAACGCTTACATCATAATCACCATCGGAAGGGCAGGCGATACGCGCATGTTTCAACGCAGCGCAACCCAATCGGCGAAAAAGGGGACCTATTATAAAAAAAGCTTAATCATGTTTTTGCTCACGGCGAGCATACCCGGATTGATTACCGGCGCGATAATTTACTTTTTCGTCATTGGCGGCATGGAGCGCCATCTCGGCGCTTTGCATCAGGAGCAAATCGAAGAACGGGCCCGGAACGTGGACGACCAGCTGCAATATTTGGAGCTGAACCTCGCGCATTGGGCGTTCGACCCGCGATTCGGCTCGGGGATGCGCGACCTCGATTTCGTGTACTATTTTCAAGAAACGAACGATATCAGCAAGACGCTGGTCGTCATGCAGGGCTCGCATCCGCTCATTAAAGATACGGAGCTATACGTCGGCGGGAGAGAGAAGCCCGTCCTCTTCCAGCCCGGCTACCGGAGGCTAACCGATCCTTCGCGCATACGGGAATACCAACGGCTGATGGACGATGGCCGCACCGTATATTGGATCAGCGACCGAGAGCCCATTACGTTGGTTCACAAAGTGCCGGGAGACAGTCAGACGCCGTTCGCGCTGCTGTCGCTGACGCTTGAGCGGGAGAGGCTGTTGAATTTGCTGCGCACGTTGACTCCGTACAATGAAGGGATCACGATGCTCTTAGACGGGGAGGGCCGAAGCATCGTGTCGGACAGTACGGTGGGCGCGGAAGCGACGGAGACGCTGCGCGAGCGGGTCGCGAAGCGGCTGCTCGAGTCGCCGAACGGGACGTTCGTGTTCGAGACGGGAGATGTCGCGTACACCGTTTCCTACGGGAGGATGCCCCGGATCGAGACGGAGTGGACGTACGTGTCGGCCGCTCCGCTCACCGCGATCGTGTCGTCGGCCGTCGTCACGTCGAACATCATTCTCGCCGTCAGTTCGTTGGGTTTGCTTGCGGCGGTCGTCTTATCGTGGTTTGCGTCCAACCGCATGTATTCGCCGGTAGCGCGCATGCTCCAGGTGTTGACCGGCGGAACACCCCACGAGCTGAAGCCGCACGGACTGGACGAATTCCAGTTCCTCGAGCACCGGTGGACGGACCTGACGCAGGAAAGCCGCAACCTGCAGGAGCGTCTTCGCGAGCAGGTGCCGCATCTGCGAATCGGCTTCCTGCAGCAGCTGCTCCAAGGTCATTTGTACGGCTACTCGGAGGAGGAGCTTCGCGAGCGGCTGCGCAAGTACGAATGGGACGTCGCCGGCCATTCGTTTTATTTGATGTACATTCAATTGACCGGCCACGACAGCGTATCCGACCGATTCTCCGGCGACGAGAGCCTCGTGTCGTTCTCGGCGTCGAACATCATCGACGAGCTGGCGCGAGAGCGGTTCGGGCAATATTGCGTCATACCTTTCTATAACCTCTCCGCCGGGTTGTTAATTTCTTGTCCGGCGGATGAGGATACGGAGCGGCGCCTGCGCGAGCTAGGGGACGACATGACGAAGGCGATCAACGCGATTTTAAAAATGAGGGTGTCGATTACGATCGGCCGTTCCGAAGGCTGCGTCAAACGGCTGTCGGACGTGTTCATGGAAGTCGAGCGGGCGTCGAACTATCGGCAATTCGGCAACAAAAATCAAATTATCGACCTGAACGAAGCGACGGCCGAACCGGAGAGCGGCGAAAGCAAATATCCGTTCTCTCTGGAGAAAGACATCGTACAGGCGCTGCGCATGGGACGCAGCCAGGAGGCGGGCAAGCTCACCTCGGCGTTCCTGCAAGAGCTGCAAACCGCGAGGGGGTCGGAATACGGCGTGCAGCAGGGTATGCTGCAGCTGTACGGCAGCCTGCGCCACGCGGTGCTCGAATCCGGGTTCGACGCAGGCCGTTGGCTCGGCGGAGCGAACGGCTTCGGCGAGCTGTCGCAAATGCGCGAACCGGGCAAGATGCTTGAATGGATGAAGCGTCACATGATCGAACCGTTCGTGAAGGAGCTCGAAGCGCGGGCGGATGCCGAAATGAAACGGATGGTCGATCAGACGGTCGCATATATCGACGAAAACTATTGGAAGGACATTTCGCTCGAGCAGTGCGCCGATTTGGCGGGGACGACCCCCTATACGCTGAGCAAGTGGTTCAAGCAGACGACGGGCGTCAATTTTATCGACTATTTGACGAACGTCCGCATCGAACGGGCGAAAACGCTCCTTCGCGAATCGGACAAAAAAATTAACGACATCGCGGAAGCGGTCGGTTACCAACAGAGCTATTTCAACCGTATCTTCAAAAAGCAAGTCGGCGTGACGCCCGGCCAATACCGCGATATGACGTGATCCGCAAGAAATGAAACATCCGACAAAAGAGTGCAATCGACAGCGAAAGGCCTTGATACGCAAGGCCTTTTCGCTTGCAAAAATGTTGAATTGAAAGCGATCTCACCCTTGTTCCATACTCAGGTTAACCGCAGCGGCGATGGCTGCCGCGGGACTCAATACCCGAAAGGAGCATTCCGATGAATTCGTCGCTGCCGTCATCCCATGAAGCTTACGCGACGCCGCACGCAACGATGCGCAAGGCGACGCGGCCCTGGATCAGCAAGCTGAAGAGGGATCGTTGGTTATACCTTCTGTTGCTGCCCGGTCTACTGTATTTTATCGTTTTCAAATATTTGCCCATGTGGGGCGTGCTGATCGCATTTCAAAACTATTCGCCGTTTCTCGGCTTTTTCGGAAGCGACTGGATCGGCTTCGAGCATTTCCGGAATTTCTTCGCCAATCCGGATTTCGAAAGATTGCTGCGCAACACGTTAATCTTGGCCGTATACGACTTAGCGTTTTTCTTCCCGGCTCCGATCATTATCGCGCTGCTGCTGAACGAAATTCGGATCGACATTTTCAAACGGTTCGTGCAAACGATGGTGTATGTGCCTCACTTCGTATCGATGGTGATCGTGGCGAGCATGACGTACGTCTTCCTGACGCCGAACGGCGGCATCCTGTACGAATTGATTGCGCTGATTACCGGTAAGCAAATCAATTTCCTCAGCGATCCGGCTTGGTTCCGCCCGTTAATCATTCTGCAAATCATGTGGAAGGAGACGGGCTGGGGGACGATCATTTTTCTCGCCGCGCTCGCTTCGGTCGACGTAGAACAGTACGAAGCTGCGATCGTCGACGGCGCGACTCGATTCCAACGGCTGCTTCATATTACGCTTCCCGCGATCAGCAGCACCATCGTCATTTTGTTGATCTTACGGATGGGGAACTTCCTAGACAACGGCTTTGAGCAAATTTTCCTGATGACGAACTCGCTGAACCGCTCCGTCGCCGATGTGTTCGATACGTATGTGTACTTCGTAGGCATTACGCAAGGCGCATTCAGTTACAGTACGGCGATCGGCTTATTCAAATCGCTCGTCGGCATCGTATTGATCTACGGCAGCAACTGGCTCGCGAAAAAGTTCGGACAAGAAGGCATTTTATAGCGTCAAAGGGGTGAAACAAAATGATCAGTAAACATGATTCGTTCATCGAAAAGATGTTTGATGGCGTGAACTATTTGCTCTTATTCATCTTTGCGCTCGTCACGGTGCTCCCGTTCGTCTACATTATCGCCGGGTCGTTCGCGACCGAGGCTGAATTAACGGCCCGGAAATTCTTTTTGTTCCCTCACGATCCGTCGATCGCGGCGTACCAGTATATTTTCTCGACCGATACGATTTTTCGGGCAATGGGCAACTCCGTGATCATTACGGTATTCGGCACGTTAACGAACCTGGCGTTCACGCTGACGATGGCGTACTCCTTGTCCCGGAGAGACTTGATCGGCCGTAATTTCTTCATGAATATGA
The nucleotide sequence above comes from Paenibacillus sp.. Encoded proteins:
- a CDS encoding ABC transporter permease, producing the protein MRKATRPWISKLKRDRWLYLLLLPGLLYFIVFKYLPMWGVLIAFQNYSPFLGFFGSDWIGFEHFRNFFANPDFERLLRNTLILAVYDLAFFFPAPIIIALLLNEIRIDIFKRFVQTMVYVPHFVSMVIVASMTYVFLTPNGGILYELIALITGKQINFLSDPAWFRPLIILQIMWKETGWGTIIFLAALASVDVEQYEAAIVDGATRFQRLLHITLPAISSTIVILLILRMGNFLDNGFEQIFLMTNSLNRSVADVFDTYVYFVGITQGAFSYSTAIGLFKSLVGIVLIYGSNWLAKKFGQEGIL
- a CDS encoding AraC family transcriptional regulator — protein: MFQRSATQSAKKGTYYKKSLIMFLLTASIPGLITGAIIYFFVIGGMERHLGALHQEQIEERARNVDDQLQYLELNLAHWAFDPRFGSGMRDLDFVYYFQETNDISKTLVVMQGSHPLIKDTELYVGGREKPVLFQPGYRRLTDPSRIREYQRLMDDGRTVYWISDREPITLVHKVPGDSQTPFALLSLTLERERLLNLLRTLTPYNEGITMLLDGEGRSIVSDSTVGAEATETLRERVAKRLLESPNGTFVFETGDVAYTVSYGRMPRIETEWTYVSAAPLTAIVSSAVVTSNIILAVSSLGLLAAVVLSWFASNRMYSPVARMLQVLTGGTPHELKPHGLDEFQFLEHRWTDLTQESRNLQERLREQVPHLRIGFLQQLLQGHLYGYSEEELRERLRKYEWDVAGHSFYLMYIQLTGHDSVSDRFSGDESLVSFSASNIIDELARERFGQYCVIPFYNLSAGLLISCPADEDTERRLRELGDDMTKAINAILKMRVSITIGRSEGCVKRLSDVFMEVERASNYRQFGNKNQIIDLNEATAEPESGESKYPFSLEKDIVQALRMGRSQEAGKLTSAFLQELQTARGSEYGVQQGMLQLYGSLRHAVLESGFDAGRWLGGANGFGELSQMREPGKMLEWMKRHMIEPFVKELEARADAEMKRMVDQTVAYIDENYWKDISLEQCADLAGTTPYTLSKWFKQTTGVNFIDYLTNVRIERAKTLLRESDKKINDIAEAVGYQQSYFNRIFKKQVGVTPGQYRDMT